Proteins from one Chaetodon auriga isolate fChaAug3 chromosome 19, fChaAug3.hap1, whole genome shotgun sequence genomic window:
- the wdr41 gene encoding WD repeat-containing protein 41: MKNAVMLRWILGGREAQSSVEKSPVLCIGEEQPKNWFTELQVLKGHFDIVRFLVQIDDFRCASAGDDGLVLVWNIETGERLQELRGHSQQITAMTTFSCNNGLASHTSLITASSDRSLSLWDPDTGHRVQTISDLQSSVKCLLVLERLCVWVSGGEELCVWDKDFELQCHRQNHSDTGITALIELPKNCLAAAMDKQIVIYRLTVSTDSSLSLAEIRCLSDHQDQIRALINVTDGLFASGSHAGELILWDAVDWNIMAYEHILWEESQSCAQAEIRLAAPKPSEMSIQHLSTDGKHILAAVGSGLYVYSVLTKTVVAYRKVAHDSNVLHTMLLSDSELMSCSEDGSVRMWEIQDLPLPAEAASPGFFGMWTFGRSNKQSGPPSKKVTDVPNIRTLELTGDLIGHSGAVQMFVSFKEDGLVTCSADHLLILWKNGERQSHLRSLALFQKLEENGGL, translated from the exons ATGAAAAACGCAGTCATGCTTCGGTGGATTCTTGGTGGTCGAGAAGCTCAGAGCTCAGTGGAG AAAAGCCCTGTGTTGTGCATCGGAGAGGAACAGCCCAAAAACTGgttcactgagctgcaggtgctgaaaggacattttgacattgtTCGATTTCTGGTGCAGATTGATGACTTCAG GTGTGCCTCAGCAGGGGACGATGGCCTCGTCCTCGTTTGGAATATCGAG ACCGgggagaggctgcaggagctgaggGGCCATTCCCAGCAAATAACAGCCATGACCACCTTCAGCTGTAATAATGGACTCGCATCGCACACCTCGCTCATCACAGCGTCCTCGGACCGAAGTCTCAGC CTGTGGGACCCTGACACAGGCCACAGGGTTCAGACCATTTCAGACCTACAGTCTTCTGTAAAG tgtttgCTGGTGCTGgagcggctgtgtgtgtgggtgtccggcggggaggagctgtgtgtgtgggacaaaGACTTCGAGCTGCAGTGTCACAGACAGAACCACAGCGACACCG GAATAACTGCTTTGATAGAGCTGCCCAAGAACTGCCTGGCGGCTGCGATGGATAAACAGATAG TCATCTACAGGCTGACCGTGTCTACGGATTCCTCTCTGTCATTGGCTGAGATCCGCTGTCTGTCTGACCACCAGGACCAGATTCGAGCCCTGATCAACGTCACTG ACGGGCTCTTCGCCAGCGGCTCTCACGCGGGCGAGCTGATCTTATGGGACGCGGTCGATTGGAACATCATGGCCTATGAGCACATCCTGTGGGAGGAGTCTCAATCCTGCGCTCAGGCTGAAATACGATTGGCTGCTCCCAAACCCAGTGAGATGTCCATTCAGCATCTGAGCACTGATGGAAAG CACATCCTGGCAGCCGTGGGCAGCGGCCTGTATGTGTACAGCGTTCTGACCAAGACGGTGGTGGCCTACAGGAAGGTCGCCCACGACTCCAACGTCTTACACACCATGCTGCTGTCCGACAG CGAGCTGATGTCCTGCTCTGAAGACGGCAGCGTGAGGATGTGGGAGATCCAGGACCTGCCTCTGCCTGCTGAAGCAGCCTCTCCAG GGTTCTTTGGAATGTGGACTTTTGGCCGGTCAAACAAACAGAGCGGTCCTCCGTCTAAGAAGGTGACGGACGTCCCAAACATCAGGACGCTGGAGCTGACGGGGGATCTGATCGGACACTCGGGGGCCGTCCAG ATGTTTGTGAGCTTCAAGGAGGACGGCCTGGTCACGTGCTCGGCGGACCACCTGCTGATTCTGTGGAAGAACGGGGAGAGGCAGTCCCACCTGCGCAGCCTGGCACTTTTCCAAAAACTGGAGGAGAATGGAGGACTCTGA